One part of the Sesamum indicum cultivar Zhongzhi No. 13 linkage group LG14, S_indicum_v1.0, whole genome shotgun sequence genome encodes these proteins:
- the LOC105177046 gene encoding phenylalanine N-monooxygenase-like, giving the protein MEISKTCLRIINLFLLLVWGFTSVIFMKRLRFKQRTAPPLPPGPMGYPIVGCLPEMMKNKPAFRWIHKLMQEINTEIACIRLGNTHVIVVTSPELAREFLRKQDVIFASRPNSMSGNLTSNGFLTTAISPMGNQWKKMRRIIASEVLSPVMHQRLHAKRREETEHLVRYVYNQSQNPLVNGLVNVRVAAQHYCGNVIRKLVFGKRFFGVGTEDGGPGMEEKEHVDALFTILKYLYGFGIADHLPWLEVFDLDGCKRILKDALRSLKKYQDPEIDKRVYMWQQGIKKTEEDILDVLINLKDSEKNYVLSIQEIKAQITEIMLAAIDNPSNAVEWALAEMINQPDILGRAYKELDQVVGRNRLVDESDLYRLNYIKACVKEAFRLHPIAPFNIPHVSMEETTVGGYFIPKNSHVLLSRYGLGRNPRIWEDPLVYKPDRHIVNKDTEVVLMDHDLRMISFSTGRRGCPGAVLGSTMAVILLARLIQGFSWSPPPNAPSNIDLVELEGDLLMAKPLIAYAIPRLEPHVYLTIMHVCDRP; this is encoded by the exons ATGGAAATTAGCAAAACATGCCTTCGCATcatcaatttgtttttgttgctCGTATGGGGTTTTACTTCCGTAATCTTTATGAAACGGCTACGTTTCAAGCAAAGAACAGCACCTCCTCTTCCACCGGGTCCGATGGGCTACCCAATAGTTGGCTGCCTGCCTGAAATGATGAAGAATAAGCCAGCGTTTCGATGGATACACAAACTCATGCAAGAAATTAACACTGAAATAGCTTGCATCCGCCTTGGTAACACGCATGTTATCGTTGTAACGTCTCCTGAACTTGCACGAGAATTCTTGAGGAAACAAGACGTAATTTTCGCCTCCAGGCCTAACAGCATGTCGGGCAACTTGACTAGCAATGGGTTCTTGACGACAGCCATATCACCTATGGGCAATCAATGgaagaaaatgagaagaatTATTGCCTCAGAAGTGCTTTCACCTGTAATGCACCAAAGGCTCCATGCAAAAAGACGTGAAGAAACTGAGCATCTAGTGAGATATGTGTACAATCAAAGTCAAAATCCCCTCGTAAATGGGCTTGTGAATGTGAGAGTTGCCGCTCAACATTACTGCGGGAATGTGATCAGAAAGTTGGTGTTCGGGAAGAGATTTTTCGGGGTAGGAACTGAGGATGGAGGCCCTGGAATGGAAGAGAAAGAGCATGTGGATGCATTATTCACGATCTTAAAGTATCTCTATGGCTTTGGAATTGCTGATCATCTTCCGTGGTTGGAGGTGTTTGATTTGGATGGGTGTAAAAGAATTCTCAAAGATGCTTTAAggagtttgaaaaaatatcaagatcCAGAAATTGATAAGAGGGTTTACATGTGGCAACAAGGGATCAAAAAGACAGAAGAGGATATCCTTGATGTTTTGATTAACCTCAAAGACTCCGAAAAGAATTACGTGCTGTCAATTCAAGAGATAAAAGCACAAATTACT GAAATAATGCTAGCTGCAATTGATAATCCCTCGAATGCAGTTGAATGGGCTCTTGCAGAAATGATCAATCAACCTGATATTCTTGGTAGGGCCTATAAAGAATTGGATCAAGTCGTAGGTAGAAATAGACTAGTGGATGAATCCGATTTGTATAGGCTAAATTATATCAAGGCTTGTGTAAAAGAGGCATTTAGGTTACACCCTATAGCACCTTTCAACATCCCACATGTCTCTATGGAAGAAACCACTGTAGGTGGGTACTTCATCCCTAAAAATAGCCATGTGTTGTTGAGTCGCTACGGGCTTGGACGAAATCCTAGGATCTGGGAAGACCCTCTCGTCTACAAGCCAGATCGCCATATTGTCAACAAAGACACAGAAGTTGTGCTTATGGATCACGATTTGCGGATGATATCATTTAGTACTGGAAGACGAGGATGTCCAGGGGCCGTGCTTGGTTCGACCATGGCGGTCATTCTTTTGGCTAGGCTTATACAAGGGTTCAGTTGGAGTCCACCACCTAATGCACCAAGCAATATTGACTTGGTTGAGTTAGAAGGAGATTTGCTAATGGCCAAACCATTGATTGCATATGCGATACCTCGGTTGGAGCCACATGTTTATCTAACAATAATGCATGTTTGTGATAGACCATGA